In the genome of uncultured Celeribacter sp., the window AGGCGAAAATCATGTCTCAGACCTGCAAGACAGAAGAGACAAGAAGCTGCGTATAGGCATGTTGCGGGTCATCGAGCACCTGATCTGTAAGGCCATGTTCGACGACATGGCCGGATTTCATCACCATCAGACGATCCGCCAAAAGCCGCACGACAGCAAGGTCATGGGTGACGATGATCGCCGACAATCCCATTTCCCGCACCAATCCGCGCAACAAATCCAAAAGCCGCGCCTGAACCGAGACATCCAGGCCTCCGGTCGGCTCATCCATGAAGACAAGCCGCGGGCCGGTGACAAGGTTCCGCGCGATTTGCAGGCGTTGTTGCATCCCGCCGGAAAACGCGCTGGGTTTGTCGTCCACCCGGTCCTCATTGATCTCGACCCGGTCCAGCCAGTCGATGGCCTGCGTGCGGATATTGCCGTAATGCCGCGCGCCGACCGCCATGAGCCGCTCGCCGACATTGCCGCCCGCAGAGACCCCCATGCGCAGCCCGTCGCGGGCGTGTTGATGGACAAAGGCCCAATCGGTGCGCGACAGCATCCGGCGTTCGGGTTCGGACATGGTGAGCGTGTCGACCATACCGCGGTCGCGCGTGTCGAACAGAACCTGCCCGCTGTCGGGCGGCAAATGCCCCGCCATGCAATTCAAAAGCGTCGACTTGCCAGAGCCGGATTCGCCCACGATTCCCATCACCTCGCCGGGGTAGAGATCGAAGGACACATCGGTGCAGCCGACCCTATCGCCATAGGTTTTGCGGATGTCCTTAACGGAAAGAAGTGGGACGGAAAGAAGCGGTTGGATTGTCATTCTGCAGCCTCCGGGGACAGTCGCCCGCGATGGCCTGTGGCCTGCCGCTCAGCGCAATAATCGGTATCGGAACAGACGAACATCCGCCCGCCCTCATCGTCGATGATCACCTCATCGAGATAGGTGTGCTCCGCCCCGCAAAGATCGCAGGGATGGTTGGCTTTTGAGGGATCAAACGGATGATCTTCGAAATCGAGACTGACGACCTTGGTATAGGGCGGCACGGCGTAAATCCGTTGCTCGCGCCCTGCACCGAAAAGCTGGATCGCCGCCATCTCCATCTTCGGATTGTCGAATTTCGGGATCGGCGACGGGTCCATCACATAGCGCCCTTCGACCTTGACCGGATAGGCATAGGAGGTGGCGATATGGCCGTGTTTGGCGATGTCTTCGTAGAGTTTCACATGCATGAGGCCATATTCTTCGAGCGCATGCATCTTGCGCGTCTCGGTCTCGCGCGGCTCCAGAAAGCGCAAAGGCTCCGGGATCGGCACCTGATAAACAAGGATTTGCCCCTCGGTCAGCGGCTCTTCGGGAATGCGGTGACGGGTCTGAATGACGGTCGCCTCGCGGGTTTTCTCGGTCACCGCAATCTCTGCGGTCTTCTCGAAAAACTTGCGGATCGAGACGGCGTTCGTGGTGTCATCCGCGCCCTGGTCGATCACCTTAAGTGTATCTTCGGGCATCAAACAAGCGGCAGAAACCTGCACGCCCCCCGTCCCCCAACCATAGGGCATCGGCATTTCGCGCGAGGCAAACGGCACCTGATAGCCCGGCACGGCAATGCCTTTGAGGATCGCACGGCGGATCATCCGTTTGGTTTGCTCGTCGAGATAGGCGAAGTTATAGTCAGACATAGGCGCCTCCCAAACGCGAAGCCGCGTGCTGCATGTA includes:
- the phnK gene encoding phosphonate C-P lyase system protein PhnK, giving the protein MTIQPLLSVPLLSVKDIRKTYGDRVGCTDVSFDLYPGEVMGIVGESGSGKSTLLNCMAGHLPPDSGQVLFDTRDRGMVDTLTMSEPERRMLSRTDWAFVHQHARDGLRMGVSAGGNVGERLMAVGARHYGNIRTQAIDWLDRVEINEDRVDDKPSAFSGGMQQRLQIARNLVTGPRLVFMDEPTGGLDVSVQARLLDLLRGLVREMGLSAIIVTHDLAVVRLLADRLMVMKSGHVVEHGLTDQVLDDPQHAYTQLLVSSVLQV
- a CDS encoding alpha-D-ribose 1-methylphosphonate 5-phosphate C-P-lyase PhnJ — translated: MSDYNFAYLDEQTKRMIRRAILKGIAVPGYQVPFASREMPMPYGWGTGGVQVSAACLMPEDTLKVIDQGADDTTNAVSIRKFFEKTAEIAVTEKTREATVIQTRHRIPEEPLTEGQILVYQVPIPEPLRFLEPRETETRKMHALEEYGLMHVKLYEDIAKHGHIATSYAYPVKVEGRYVMDPSPIPKFDNPKMEMAAIQLFGAGREQRIYAVPPYTKVVSLDFEDHPFDPSKANHPCDLCGAEHTYLDEVIIDDEGGRMFVCSDTDYCAERQATGHRGRLSPEAAE